From the Deinococcus aestuarii genome, the window GCTGATCCACGACGCGCACCACCGGGGGCAGGCGCTCCCCGCCCTCAAGGTGGGCGGCTTCCCCCTCTCCTGCGGACTCGTAGAGCTGCTCCGCAGAGCTGTTCCAGTCCCCGGCGAGGACGCGCTGTGGGGGCCGCTGCGTGGCGAGTGACGTGCCCGGCGAGGGGACGGAGGCGAACTTCCGGCAGCAGGTCCTGGCCCTCGTGGCGCGGATTCCGCCGGGACGGGTGATGACCTACGGGCAACTCGCGCTCCTGGCGGGGAGGCCTGGGCCGGGCGGGGCGCGGCTGGCGGGCTTTGTCATGGGCAGCCTCGCGGGAAAGGTGCAGACGGGCGAGGAGGCCCTCCCCTGGCAGCGGGTGATCAACGCCCAGGGCCGCGTGAGCACCCACAAGCTGGGGTTCGGCGACGTGCAGGAGCGGCTGCTGGAGGCCGAGGGGGTGACCTTCGACGAGGCCGGACGCTGCGACCTCGCCCGGTTGCAGTGGTGGCCGGAGGAGGAGGGCCGGGACGCGCCCCCGGACGCCCTGCTCTGACCCGGGAGAGCCTCTGTCCCCTCGTGCGCGCGGCAGACGCCCTGCACGGTTGGCGTGACCCCGCGCCGGGCAGGTGCGGCTCCCGCGATCACTGGTCGGCCCGGGGCCCGCGGAGGGGGTCCGGCCCACCCTGCTCGCGGCGACCGGGAACCCCATGTGGCGGCTGCGGCGGCTGGCACGGGACCCGGGGGCGGAGGATGCGCTGCGGCCCCTGCCTCACGACCCGCGGTGGCGCGTGCGCGAGGCCGCCCGCCGAGCCCCGCAGGCCCGCCACGGAGGCGGCGCCCGACCTGGTGAAGGCCGTGCAGTTGGGCCCGGCCCGCACGTGATCGCGGCGGGGGACCGGCTGCGCGCGCCCATCTCCCTGGAGGTTTGGTGAGCATCGGAACTCCGCGGGAGAGAAACGTCCCCGGAGGCGCGGCGTATCCTGATCAGCATGAAGCGAACGAGGACGAACCGTTGGGTGGCGGGCGACGTGATGTCGTGGGCGCTGGGCGTGACGCTCGGCCTGATCCTGGGGGTGGCGATGCTCATCATCCTGCCGCGCCTCGGGCAGGCGCAGGGCGAGGCGGCCCCCTCCGCCGAGGGCACCATCGCCGCCCCCGCGGGCGAGACGGCGGGCGAGGCGGGCACCGAGGGGGGCGGCGGCACGGGGAGCGCCCAGGGCACCGGGACCGCGGGCGGTGGAGCCGGGACCGCGCAGGGGACGCAGGGCGGCGAGGGCGCCACCCCCGGCGGAACCGGGCAGGCCGCACAGGGCGAGGGGGGCGGCGCGGCAGCCACCCAGGGCGGCGAGCAGGGCGCCGCGAACGGCGCGTCGGGCACGGCGGCGACCGGGGGCGGGGGTGCTCAGGGCGCCGAGGCCGGGGAAGTGGGCGACCAGGGCACGGCCCCCAACGGCACCCCCGAGGGCACGGCGGGGCAGGCGTCGGGCAACCGGACGCCCGGGGCCACGGGCGCGGCGGGCGAGAGCGACACCGAGTCCAGCGGCACCCCCGACACCCGCTCGGTCGCCGAGCAGACCGGCACGGGCGCCACGGTGGCCCCGACGGGCGACTCGGGCTCGGACGTGGCGCGCGCCGAGGGCACGGCGGACGACGTGAACTCCTTCGCCCCCACCCAGGGCGCGGGCCTGACCGACCCCGGCGAGGTCGTGGACAGCAATCCAGCCACCACCGGCGAGGGCGGCCTGGAGAACAACCCCGCCGAGGTCGGCGGCACCCCCGAGTCCACACCCGCGCAAAACGGCGGCAACTGAGCCCCCTCTCCAACGCGCCGCCTCGCCGAATCGGCTGGGCGGCGTTTCCTTGCCCCTCCTCTTGCACGTTCACCGTGGGGACGCCCGACCGGGCCGGATGTGGGGGAGGGGCAGGGACGGCAATAAAAAAGCCGCCTCTCGGGCGGTGATGAGGAAAAGATAGCGCGGGATGCAGGGGTTGTCAAGTTATGCACGCGGGGTTTGTGGAGCGGGCGAGGGGGTGGACTCCAGCCGTCCCTCGCCGACGCCCGAACAAGACGGACAGGACATTTCGGCGAGGCTTAGACGCCTGACCTGCCCACCCCGTCGGCCACAGGCCACCCTCCAGGTCGGTCCCCCTCACCCCTCCCGCACGAAGTCCGGCGCCCGCTTCTCCTTGAAGGCGCGCACGCCCTCCTCGTGTTCCCAGTGGTCCCCGGCGAGCTGCTGAAGTTCGGCCTCCCGGTCGAGCGCCTCCTCCAGGGTGCTCGTCACGGCAAAGTTGAGCGCCTGCTTGGTGAGTCCCAGGGCGTTGGCGGGCCGCGCCGCCAGCCGCTCGGCATAGGCCTGCACCTCGTCGGCAAAGGTCTCGTCGGGGTAGACGTGCTCACACAGGCCCAGCCGCAGCCCGTCCTCCGCTCCCACGCGCCCCGCGAGGGCCATCAGCTCGAAGGCGCGGTGGGGACCGACGAGACGCGGCAGGAACCACGTGCTCCCCGAATCCGGCACGAGGGCGATGTTGGAAAAGACCTCGATCAGGCTCGCCGACCCCGCCCAGAGCCGAATATCGCCGGAGAGCGCCAGGCTCGCCCCCGCCCCCGCCGCCACGCCGTTCACGGCGGTGATGACGGGCTTGCTCAGCCCCCGGATGGTGCGGATCAGGGGGTTGTAGGTCGCCCGCAGGTGCTCGGTGAAGGTCATGTCGCGCCCCGACACGTCGCCCAAATCCTGCCCGGCGCAAAAGCCCCGCCCCGCCCCCGTGATCACCACGACGCGCACGGCAGGATCGGCGCCTGCGATCTTCAGCTCCTCGGTCAGGGTGAGGAGCAGGGTGTCGTTCGCCGCGTTGAGGCGGTCCGGACGGTTGAGGGTGAGGGTGCGCACACCCGCGCGGGTCTGGGCGAGGATCACAGGTTGGGCCGTCATGGGGGCCAGCCTACCCGAGAAGCCTCCCCCCTTCGCTACACTCGCCCCCATGACCGAACCGCCCGCCTCCCCCGCCCCCGCCCCCGTCGTCCTCGCGCTCGACGTGAGCAAGAGCCGCATCGGGTTCGCGGTGAGCGCCGGGCGGCTGGCCTTCGGGCGGGGCAGCGTGGACCGGAGGCGGCTGCCCCTCGACCTCAAGGCGGTGCGGCTCAAGGTCGAGGAGACGGGCGCGGGGACGCTCCTGCTCGGCCTGCCGCTGCGCACGGACGGGGCGCACAGCCCCTCGGCGGACCGGGTGCGCGCCTTCGGCAGAATCCTGGCCGAGCAGGGCTACCGGGTCGAGTACCAGGACGAACGCTTCACCACCCGCCGCGCCCGCGCGCTGGGCGCCTCCGACGAGGACGAGGCGGCGGCGGTGCAGATTCTGGAACTGTACCTGATGGGCCAGGACCGGGAGCACCCACCGGAGTGACGCGGGCCGGGTACGCTGGGGCATGGGTCACCACTCGGGGAGGCGGGCGTGGTTGCGGCGGTTCCTGGCGTGGGTGGGGAACTCCCCCGGCCGTATCCCGCCGTGCCCACGACGACGAGGAGGGGGACGACGGCCCCGGGGTGACCGTCCCGGCGGGGCCGCCCCGGGAGCGGGACCCGGTGGCGGGCCGGGGTTGATTGGACTCGGTTCAGCCTGCCGCTAGAATGCCGCCCGTACGGAAGGCAGGACTTCGGCGCCCGCGCCCAGAGCGGACGGCGCCGTTTCTCGGAGGTCAGGTATGCAAGGCAACATGATGGACGTTCCGCTCACGGTCCCCTTCCTGCTGGAGCGGGCGCGCACGATCTTCGCCGGGCGGGAGGTCGTGAGCCTGCTGCCGGGCGGGCGCGACGAGGCGGGCCAGCCCATCCCGCGCAAGCACCGCACGACCTACGGCGAGGTCGCCGACCGGGCGCTGCGGCTCGCGGCGGGGTTGCAGGGGCTCGGCCTGCAACCGGGCGACCGGGTGGCGACCCTGGCCGTGAACTCCTACCGCCACCTGGAGGCGTACCTGGGCGTGCCGAGCGGCGGCTTCGTGATCCACACGGTCAACATCCGCCTGCACGCCGAGCAGATCGCCTGGATTCTGGGCCACGCGGAAGACCGGGTGCTGATCGTCGAGAACGTCTTCGCGGGGTTGATCCCGGCCCTGCGCGCCGCGTGCCCGAAGATCGAGCACGTGTTCGTGCTGGGGCCGACGCCCGATCCCGTGGAGGGCGCCGAGGACTACGACGCCTGGGTGATGGGACAAGAACCGTTGAGCCGGTATCCCCAGATCAGCGAAACGGACGCGGCGGGGATGTGCTACACCAGCGGCACGACCGGGAATCCCAAGGGCGTGGTGTACACCCACCGCTCGACCATCCTGCACTCGCTCGCCTCCGCGCCCAAGGACATGCTGAACGTGGGCGAGAGCGACACGGTGCTGCCCATCGTGCCCATGTTCCACGTCAACGCCTGGGGCCTGCCGTACACCTGCGCGATGTACGGGTCCAAGCAGGTCTTCGCCGGGGTCTTCAGCGACGGGCGCAACGTGGCGGGGCTGTTGCAAGACGAGGAGGTCACGATCACGGCGGGCGTGCCGACGATCTGGATGGGCCTCCTCGCCGAACTCGACCGCGCGAAGGCCGAGGGCCACCCCTACGACCTGCACCGCCTGGAGCGGCTGGTGGTGGGCGGCAGCGCGGCGCCCGAGAGCCTGATCCGCGCCTTCGAGGACCGCCACGACCTCTCGCTCGCCCACGCCTGGGGCATGACCGAGACGCACCCGCTGGGCACCGCGAGCAAGGTCCCCGCCGGGATGGACGAGCGCAGCGACGAGGGCTACGCCCTGCGCGCCAAGCAGGGCCGACCGGCGCCCCTCGTGTTCCTCGACATCCTGAGCGAGGACGGCGAGCGCCTTCCCCACGACGGCAAGACGATGGGGCGCCTCGTCGCGCGCGGGCCCTGGATCGCCTCGGGGTACTTCAAGGGCGAGGGCGGGGGCAACTTCTTCGAGATGGATGGCGAACTGTGGTTCGACACCGGGGACATCGCCACGCTCGACGAACGGGGCTTCATGCACATCCAGGACCGGGCCAAGGACCTGATCAAGTCGGGCGGCGAGTGGATCAGCTCGGTGGACTTGGAGAACGCGATCATGGCCCACCCCGCCGTCGCCCAGTGCGCGGTAATCGCCATGGACGACCCCAAGTGGGACGAGCGGCCCCTGGCGGTCGTGGTCACGCGCCCCGGCATGTCGGTCACCCACGAGGAGATCGTGGGCTTCCTCGCCCCGAAGTTCGCCAAGTGGTGGCTTCCCGACGCGACCGCCGTCGCCGAGAGCATCCCCATCGGCGCGACGGGCAAGTTCCTCAAGCGCGAATTGCGCGAGCAGTACCGGGGCTACGGGAACGCGCAGAAGCCGGGCGGGCCAAGCACCGGGGACTGAGCGGCACGCCCGACACCATGCCGAGGGCCGGGGCGTCATCCCGTGAGGGGGGTGACGCCCCGGCCCTTTGCCGCGCCCCCCGGCGAAGGCTGGCCGGGGGCGGGCGCTCTCCCCCTACAATCCCCCCTATGGCCGTTTCCGTGCAGGGCACCCGCGTCACCTTCACCCCCCCGCCCGGCGCCGTGGGCTTGGTCGGCGACTTCACCGACTGGCGCAAGAAACCCGCCCTGCCCGTGGTGGACGGTGGGCCGATGACCCTGACGCTCCCGCGCGGGGCCTGGGTCGAGTACGCCTGGCTCGACGCGGCGGGCGAACCCTTCGCCGACCCCGACAACCCCCAGCGGTCCCTGAACCCCTGGTGGCCCTACCCCCGCGCCGTGGTCGTCGGCGAGTACGCCCGTCATCCCCTCTGGCAAGGACCCGACGCGGTGCACCAGGGCACCACCCACCGCCTGAGCTGGCCCGGCACCGTCTTCCCCGGCACCCGCCGCGCCATCGTCCACACGCCGCACGGACATGATCCGAGTGTCCCCACCCCCGTGTACTACGTGCAGGACGGGGTGGCCTTCTACCGCACGGGACGGCTGGGCGAGGTGATGGACCGGGCGGTGGAGCGGGGGCTGGCGTCAGGGGCCGTCCTCGTCTTCGTGGAGCCGGGGGACCGCAGCGAGGAGTATTACCTCAATGGCCGTTACCTGGACTTCCTGCAAGGCGAGGTCTTCCCGCGCGTGGAGGGCGAGTACGCCACCGTCTCCGAGCGGGGGCTGTGGGGCGCGAGCCTGGGCGGGCTGATCTCCCTGTACCTGGGCAGCGCACACCCCGACCTCTTCCGGCGGGTGGTGAGCCACTCGGGGGCCTTGATCGCCCGGCCCGGCGCAACGTACGCGGACGGCGTGATCGACACGACCACGGCGGGCGAGTGGCTGCGGGAGCGGCTGGAGGCGGAGTTGCCCCGCCACCTGCGGCTCAGTCTGGACACGGGCACCCTGGAGTGGCTGACCGGGCCGAACCGCCGCATGGCCGCCCTCCTCGCCGACGCCGGGATCGAGCACCAGTACCGGGAGTATCCCGGCGGCCACAACTGGGTGACGTGGCGGGGGGCGTTGCCGGAGGCGTTCCTGTTCATGCAGGGGGGGTGAGGGGACGCCGACTCACCCGCTCACCCCCCTCCACACGTCACAATCTCCCGCATATGCGCTCACCTCTCTTACTGGCGCTGCTCCTCGCGGGCGGCGCGGAGGCCCTCACGATGACGTACCCCAACTCCACCACCGTCCTCCACGAGCGCGCGGGCGACTGGGCCACGGCCGAGCGGCGCGGGGTGGAGGTCCGCGGCGACCTCCTCACCCTCGCTCCCGGCGCGGCCACGGGCACGCTGACGGGGGCGCCGCTGGGGGTCGCCCCCTTCGACGAACTCGTGCCGTCGTGGAACGCGGTGACGCCGGGCGGGGGCAGCGTGAGCGTCGAGGTGCGGGCGCAGACGGGGAGCGGGTGGAGCCGCTGGTTTTCCTTCGGCACCTGGAGCAGCGCTGAAGGGCGCACCAGCCTGAACGGGCAGAGGGACGGCGCGGGGCAGGTGCTGACGGACACCCTGCGGCTGGCGGCCAGGGCGGGCGCCTACCAGTACCGGGTGACCTTGCGGGGGGCGGGGACGGGGGTGCGCCTCCTCGCCTTCAACACGAGTGACCGCGCGAAACGGGCGGCGGGGCTGGGACAGCCGGGCGACCGCCGCGCCTGGGGCAAGGTGAACGACGTGCCCCGGCGCTCGCAGATGCTCTACGAAGGCGGCGGCGAGGTGTGGTGCAGCCCGACGAGCGTCTCGATGATCCTCGCCGGGCACGGGGTAAACGTCACGGTGCCCCAGGCCGCGAAGGGCACCTACGACCGCGCCTACGAGGGCACCGGCAACTGGCCCTTCAACACCGCCTACGCGGGGGCGCTGGGCCTGCGCGCCTTCGTCACCCGACTGCCCAGCCTCGCGGAGGCCGAGCGGTACACGGCGGCGGGGATGCCGCTGGCGGTCAGCCTGGGGTGGAAGAAGGGCGAGTTGCCCGGCGCGCCCCTGAGCTACAGCGACGGGCACCTGATGGTCCTGGTGGGCTTCGACCCGGCGGGGAACCCGGTGCTCAACGACCCCGCCGCCCCCACCGACGCGGGCGTGCGCCGGACCTACCCGCGCGCGGCCTTCGAGCGGCTGTGGCTCACCCACAGCGGGGGGCTGGGGTACGTGATCGCGCCGCCCGGGGCGCCGTTGCCCTGATCCCATGAACTTCCCTACCACCTGCCCCGAGTGTGCGCGCGAGGTGCCCGCCGAGTTCGCGGACAGCCTGATCCACGACCTGACGTGTCCGGCCTGCAAGGCGCGCTACGTCGTCTTCGTCCGTAAGCAGAAGTTCGAGGTGCTCTTCGACCTGGGCACCCGGGCCTTGCTGGAGGGCTACGCGCGGGAGGCGGTGGCCTCTTTCGCGGCGGCGCTCGAACGTTTTTTCGAGTTCTACGTCCGGGCGTACGCGCTGGAGCGGGCGGCGGACGCGGCGCTGGACTTCGAGGACGCCCTCTCGGCCCTCGACGGCACCTGGCGCCACGTGGCGAGCCAGTCCGAGCGGCAACTGGGGATGGTCGCCCTCGCCTACCTGCTGCGCGAGGGCCGTTCACCCGACTTCCTGACGCCGGGGGCGCTCGGCAGCGATTTCCGCAACCGGGTGATCCACCGGGGCGCCCTGCCGCGCCGCGAGGAGGTCGAGGCGTACGCGGCGCGGGTCTTCGGGCTGATCGACCGCCTGCTCACCGAACTCGGGCCGGGCGCGGCCCAGGTCGAACTCGCCCAGGAGCGGGCCTTCGCGGCGCACCTCGCCACGGTGCCGGAGGGGGTGGTAGCCGTGTTCGAGGAGCATCCCGGCATGTTCCGGGCGCGGCGCTTCGCGGGGCCGGAGGCGGCGGTCAAGGGCACGCCTGACAAGGCCCCCACCCCGCCCCTCAACGACGCCCAGGCCTTCGCGTGGGCCCTGGCCGAGCGGGGCGCGGGGCCGGGCCCCCTCAAACGGCGGTAGCCGCCGGGGCACGGTTACACTGCGTCATGAGGGCAGCGGAGGCAGGCGGGGAACGGGCGGGGCGGGAGCGGCTGGTGCGCGTGGCGCGCGGGCTGGAGGAGGGCGACCTCCTCGCGCGCGGGGCACAGGTGGTGCAGCCCGCGACGGGCGAGGTGTTCGGGGCGGACGTGCTCGTCGCGGAGGGGAGGGTCGCCGCCCTCGTGGGCACGGGCGCGGGCGCGCGGGCGGCGCGGACGGTGGAGGCGCGGGGGGCCTTCCTCGCGCCGGGTTTCATGGACGCGCACGTCCACATCGAGTCGAGCCTGCTGACGCCCGCCCGCTTCGCCGGGGCGGTGCTGCCGCGCGGCACGACGGCGGTGGTCGCCGAGCCGCACGAGGTCGTGAACGTGCTGGGGGCGCCCGGCCTCGCCTGGATGCTGGAGGCGGGGAGAACGTCCGGCCTGCGCGTCTTCGCCTCGGTGCCGTCGTGCGTGCCCGCCAGCGGGTTCGAGCGGGGTGGGGCGCGGATGGACGCGGCGGAGGTCGCCTCGGCCCTGCGCCTCCCCGGCGTCCTGGGCCTCGCCGAGCTGATGAACTACCCCGGCGTGCTGGGCGGCGACCCCCACGTCTGGGACGTGCTCGACGCGGGCCGGGGCGGGCGGGTGGACGGCCACGCGGCGGGTGTCGGTGGGCGCGACCTGATGGCCTACGCGGCGGCGGGCGTCCACTCCGACCACGAGGCGACCACCCCGGACGAGGCCCGCGAGCGGCTGCGTGCCGGGCTGTGGCTGATGGTCCGCGAGGGCTCGGCGGCCCGGAACCTGGAGGCCCTCCTCCCCGTCCTGCGGGAGCGACCCCGCCGCGCCATGCTCGTCAGCGACGACGTGAGCGTGGACGAACTGCTGGAGCTGGGGCACCTCGACCGCCTGCTGCGTGCCTGCGTGGCGGGCGGCCTGCACCCCGCCGACGCGGTGGCGCTCGTGACCTGCAATCCCGCCGAATACTGGGGGCTGCGCGACCTCGGACTCGTCGCGCCCGGCTATCACGCCGACTTCGTGCTGTTGCGCGACCTTCAGGGCTTCGAGGTGCTGGAGACGTTCGTGGGCGGGCGGGAGGCGCGGGCCGGGGGCGTGACCCCACCCCTGGCCGACGGCGGGGTGGACCTGGGGCCGGGGTGGGACCGGGCGACCTTCGAGGTGCCGGAACACTGGCCCGTCATGGAGGTGCACCCCAGCCAGATCACGACCGGGGTGGGGGCGCCGGGCAGCGGGGACGCACGGCTCGTCGTCGCCGACCGCTACGGGCGGGAAGAGCACGCGGCGTGCTGGACCTCCGGGACCGGGATGACGGGCGGGGCGCTGGGGGTGAGCGTGCTGCACGACGCCCACAATGTCGCGGTGCTGGGGGGCACGGACGCGGACGTGCGGGCGGCGGGCCGGGCATTAGAGGCGATGGGCGGCGGCGTGGTCGTGGTGGCGGGGGGCGAGGTGCGCGCTCATCTCCCCCTCCCCTTCGCGGGGCTGATGAGCGACCTGCCCCCGCGCGAGGCCGCCGCCGGGCTGGCGGGGGTGACGGCGGCGGCCCGCGCGCTGGGCTGTACCCTCCCCTACCCCGTCACCACCCTGAGCTTCCTGGGCCTGAGCGTGATCCCGGCCCTCAAGCTCACCCCGCGCGGCCTGCTCGACGTGGGGGCGTGGCGGCTCCTCC encodes:
- a CDS encoding MGMT family protein, translating into MASDVPGEGTEANFRQQVLALVARIPPGRVMTYGQLALLAGRPGPGGARLAGFVMGSLAGKVQTGEEALPWQRVINAQGRVSTHKLGFGDVQERLLEAEGVTFDEAGRCDLARLQWWPEEEGRDAPPDALL
- a CDS encoding enoyl-CoA hydratase-related protein, which encodes MTAQPVILAQTRAGVRTLTLNRPDRLNAANDTLLLTLTEELKIAGADPAVRVVVITGAGRGFCAGQDLGDVSGRDMTFTEHLRATYNPLIRTIRGLSKPVITAVNGVAAGAGASLALSGDIRLWAGSASLIEVFSNIALVPDSGSTWFLPRLVGPHRAFELMALAGRVGAEDGLRLGLCEHVYPDETFADEVQAYAERLAARPANALGLTKQALNFAVTSTLEEALDREAELQQLAGDHWEHEEGVRAFKEKRAPDFVREG
- a CDS encoding RuvX/YqgF family protein; this translates as MTEPPASPAPAPVVLALDVSKSRIGFAVSAGRLAFGRGSVDRRRLPLDLKAVRLKVEETGAGTLLLGLPLRTDGAHSPSADRVRAFGRILAEQGYRVEYQDERFTTRRARALGASDEDEAAAVQILELYLMGQDREHPPE
- a CDS encoding long-chain fatty acid--CoA ligase yields the protein MQGNMMDVPLTVPFLLERARTIFAGREVVSLLPGGRDEAGQPIPRKHRTTYGEVADRALRLAAGLQGLGLQPGDRVATLAVNSYRHLEAYLGVPSGGFVIHTVNIRLHAEQIAWILGHAEDRVLIVENVFAGLIPALRAACPKIEHVFVLGPTPDPVEGAEDYDAWVMGQEPLSRYPQISETDAAGMCYTSGTTGNPKGVVYTHRSTILHSLASAPKDMLNVGESDTVLPIVPMFHVNAWGLPYTCAMYGSKQVFAGVFSDGRNVAGLLQDEEVTITAGVPTIWMGLLAELDRAKAEGHPYDLHRLERLVVGGSAAPESLIRAFEDRHDLSLAHAWGMTETHPLGTASKVPAGMDERSDEGYALRAKQGRPAPLVFLDILSEDGERLPHDGKTMGRLVARGPWIASGYFKGEGGGNFFEMDGELWFDTGDIATLDERGFMHIQDRAKDLIKSGGEWISSVDLENAIMAHPAVAQCAVIAMDDPKWDERPLAVVVTRPGMSVTHEEIVGFLAPKFAKWWLPDATAVAESIPIGATGKFLKRELREQYRGYGNAQKPGGPSTGD
- a CDS encoding alpha/beta hydrolase, producing the protein MAVSVQGTRVTFTPPPGAVGLVGDFTDWRKKPALPVVDGGPMTLTLPRGAWVEYAWLDAAGEPFADPDNPQRSLNPWWPYPRAVVVGEYARHPLWQGPDAVHQGTTHRLSWPGTVFPGTRRAIVHTPHGHDPSVPTPVYYVQDGVAFYRTGRLGEVMDRAVERGLASGAVLVFVEPGDRSEEYYLNGRYLDFLQGEVFPRVEGEYATVSERGLWGASLGGLISLYLGSAHPDLFRRVVSHSGALIARPGATYADGVIDTTTAGEWLRERLEAELPRHLRLSLDTGTLEWLTGPNRRMAALLADAGIEHQYREYPGGHNWVTWRGALPEAFLFMQGG
- a CDS encoding peptidase C39 family protein translates to MRSPLLLALLLAGGAEALTMTYPNSTTVLHERAGDWATAERRGVEVRGDLLTLAPGAATGTLTGAPLGVAPFDELVPSWNAVTPGGGSVSVEVRAQTGSGWSRWFSFGTWSSAEGRTSLNGQRDGAGQVLTDTLRLAARAGAYQYRVTLRGAGTGVRLLAFNTSDRAKRAAGLGQPGDRRAWGKVNDVPRRSQMLYEGGGEVWCSPTSVSMILAGHGVNVTVPQAAKGTYDRAYEGTGNWPFNTAYAGALGLRAFVTRLPSLAEAERYTAAGMPLAVSLGWKKGELPGAPLSYSDGHLMVLVGFDPAGNPVLNDPAAPTDAGVRRTYPRAAFERLWLTHSGGLGYVIAPPGAPLP
- a CDS encoding adenine deaminase, translating into MRAAEAGGERAGRERLVRVARGLEEGDLLARGAQVVQPATGEVFGADVLVAEGRVAALVGTGAGARAARTVEARGAFLAPGFMDAHVHIESSLLTPARFAGAVLPRGTTAVVAEPHEVVNVLGAPGLAWMLEAGRTSGLRVFASVPSCVPASGFERGGARMDAAEVASALRLPGVLGLAELMNYPGVLGGDPHVWDVLDAGRGGRVDGHAAGVGGRDLMAYAAAGVHSDHEATTPDEARERLRAGLWLMVREGSAARNLEALLPVLRERPRRAMLVSDDVSVDELLELGHLDRLLRACVAGGLHPADAVALVTCNPAEYWGLRDLGLVAPGYHADFVLLRDLQGFEVLETFVGGREARAGGVTPPLADGGVDLGPGWDRATFEVPEHWPVMEVHPSQITTGVGAPGSGDARLVVADRYGREEHAACWTSGTGMTGGALGVSVLHDAHNVAVLGGTDADVRAAGRALEAMGGGVVVVAGGEVRAHLPLPFAGLMSDLPPREAAAGLAGVTAAARALGCTLPYPVTTLSFLGLSVIPALKLTPRGLLDVGAWRLLPREAKSSPDAPSARLERAGG